A single window of Liolophura sinensis isolate JHLJ2023 chromosome 6, CUHK_Ljap_v2, whole genome shotgun sequence DNA harbors:
- the LOC135468266 gene encoding LOW QUALITY PROTEIN: reticulocyte-binding protein homolog 2a-like (The sequence of the model RefSeq protein was modified relative to this genomic sequence to represent the inferred CDS: deleted 2 bases in 2 codons), translated as MLMEAKQQDIDFQDLLQQLEEVKNHMDIAGSDQSKLALLKAHAFLGILDKTLKNSKSFGNEPTESSPWQNASHRDERLLSSPATTTTTSAISSGPSSQDVSKEDGEEEKPGCSCDTDLTTALTSQLTAAQKRILKLENVFQDVNKAVEVYKDKLSMSDSARERDREVMESLRAQLHQLADDPSTGGRILKERLEKLEQAEKRADNLEKTAWELQSKVICLQQDKHSLEERLEGSEHGRIIILAEDAEVQEEMEKLRAKVSSCEKSETELMEKNLSLEKEIYKSRTENTELTTQVDSLTDQIERLKVELDRLSNRHGISENHEDASETLTTLREEIAHLQSELDEKNSEINHLKNLLFDGDVLEQIRQLGQEMGVIKEENMTLRNQLREKGSPKVDERLRSLILEPKGDSSSKHSVEDLQQDLDNANAQIEQLRKKLRLAEDTINDLESSEGELRDNLEVTEKKEVDYKKKISSYQKTIRDLRDQLADRDLVEESLQEKLNSLVDLEAAQAKRIAELESIEASLNHRLELKDQVAVDFDLVASLESTVENLQSKNRDLEQKVEELEDSEATLKKNWQAVAEEDTSRIMHLEEKVRTLDLTNHQLKNKLREDEADAALIDEVVFSPISSGPKTGSRSESNLNMIGRESSPSDLGAKVEELENRLQLVSEEKNSKIESLQEKLDVLRETEIKLSETVFEMEQEEKHLRAKLALYENSVVTVENMARYEQKLEEMKNSEHDLLNRMNSLENREFDLKDKLEETEMKYKSEVDKLERNISNYQKLEEKLLDKIHDLETKNKELEKKSKQSRSSGSGREGSHKSVPNPETERQLNDLRTRVRELRAKVSSLEKQNKELKEKLAALNTEREELLAKNSKLKSRLSDLEYLEKKVEVLQDAEAKFSERVCELEQANSQLEQQLQASHEESSSVNAKQESVNKTSSALFEKNQQLEEENQSLSLLVQRQSKMQVDGESLREKVTLLEKAEDKLMERVMELEQSEELLKAQLARAEEATSVLPELQNKLHTTEDATESLQSTLREWQEKYNKLREEMANLENVRTKDKQKITMLLETEENLTEALTTQKQREHELEEDLEASEERIEELQLKVQELQEECDQVRSELRDVGEHRNEGNVEDLQAELEATQEKLEEIQTEYEQTIGELENNERKQREAYEGKISELKEAEKITKQTLQEETAVKVNALHAKIDDVSLQLEKQLELNKTREEVTQKLTNENAQQKEKISQLEMLVDALKSLQPESESFSKISGITSDNQIEAKAEPKRYQSTCSFTFQPSTASKQVLSHQESFENRTAEGSETESQTHAQMSNISQDSSLDELLQERERLLIEIEELKHALDQTWAQSERLQKITIEETKSEFITKEIIYRAKVDQLNGKLNKDSISSRHNKSNSLQEMAALRDTLEELKKREALYCREIESMRNNFHQLRQSAQLPKGPVINLPHKKYSEMTQKELLETVHVLEGEQKVLRKNLEELNEQFVTFREALDEITACLREEVLDGSPGSRGDIQGKKTSTLHQKFSDLAQAEAELQDRINFLKLSGLTMDSSLEENQNLSLVEYETLVMELREKVDSLQEKESRLKRRLYEKSGIGPNTQVRKLYDRIIDLEASESRLQRKVEYLRLSEEDLHRRLAAAQNREPTTTKKSVLLTSVLPKRESQKEELQITIEQFKKNESSLNRRIEELQKKNEDLNQKIGSFRGSECSLNRKLEIAESIDKGGNTMLEKPEDVLTQRVRELEKSEKLLKKQVRELEEDKEKLIELSSHEKTLVHEQNEEIHKLQLSEKALKDQVNNFELSERCYMCLLHVKIQKLEDEVNTVEDKLRVMTANEGRYQEILKKYKLDGELNAAKSENMVATVEELSMSETALKKRVQQLEMENSEITGKSESLDKQLKYVEDAKSLLNRHLREAEQEKKTLCDQMNAVQQLKGTAQQRNEELAKLNQTLSNKIHKLQEEKAGLVYKLSHSQIQIEALERKLGSVRESELKLKHQVSDLEKCQQGLHKEVKEFRLRDIDSQAKLREMDQEVVLLKDQLTKLKHREKTLRYRVQELENANPGSPLSSMSLDLDSSAQFNNYQQKILTLTRENEELKSEMEKRNVLFEKSENSSLSAEEIKRLQDREISWEESQNNCGHEEEVMRLKERLDAYSETIQRLQKALEIRTEQEKDVNTVEIHENMIQPEVVHKPQASVNQGGRSPTQSKVKATTGFFPSLSQEDSELIVRSLRNSLSEEEVEEIMQKVVNKPGHTDEKLMAVDDDERWQKIESMNFDPLNDSLSEDSHWGKIETARQLDQSPSRRTRSKGTGHEEIGMDITLLSEQSQNDSDSSAQDLPPVKKKTKTVTLFKTKARSNQNSAPPPLPSSLPPSLPSKGCGTYCRLVTRGFHGRDSDSADEVPYFEEYSEAETSLSAKPAPGLRGDGKGSGEITAGHTAGSLVTRLEDVQRQLTESGKLNADNPLRWKREAEENVRQLGLSKDDNKNLKDQINKLEHELEEKSRYIEILEALLKAVDNIMDMRGSMSDEEIAQKLGESLKKTKSQVEESGMTSHTGVKDMAALVTDLHMKERDLVSKSNEVSSLKREVQMWQDEYETVEQMRVNALDCLQSLELEVMRLQGSNEELVDLKEQHNRTLQKVNALEQKCSHLDTVVMEKEVCVKEIAALQTKLEDYGKVEGELAVLKDQFEVTEKALKDRLESEKVLQEDNDELTRKLSELERDHQEEKSKLLTELESLKSRCGDLEHEKEQLEKQVTSLQSKVEELMKQCQEKDLKIQALSAELEKLKVKEDKLPLESNGLNGSVSSPDISFQDAEIVSSTHRPVQIERPSSESSVSLEGLPARSASVDPSKRRRRMLPTARSITPSPMSNGHSRAREARFESRVTLHLQNSNVQSSDPQAKTFVAVANYNPSLFSRSNRPRDELKLYEGDTVYVKGEKDDQGYYEAEVNGQKGLVPASYLLPLPIDKDILRSMVERRQQQQQRAPAYLDQSPEHILQLHSELYQSANNLGVAPGNAAPQSPSPIQLTRPKTAPPTTQEGRRRLPQVNGNGNISPHDLPHTSQTLPRLYKPVAIQPHYRSLTLPKKKAPVFQGPPSPPRDFKVERIVGEHGVMLSWRPPELDEFARSNGSELSGYVIYLNGRVCKKVTSPHLSKVVIENLDVDESLKFLIQSLAVNGQASSLVEAEWDRDNSLMSDSSFEGCSETDLSSVLSSVQYDQGHKRAFLAIYDYSPTEHSPHDYTGCELGFRAGDTITVYGRLRPDGFYHGEISGKRGLVPASFIEEVPHGAQNRKAVSRAHLKLTSQRNH; from the exons gatgTGTCTAAAGAAGATGGGGAGGAAGAGAAACCAGGCTGTTCGTGCGACACTGATCTGACCACTGCTTTGACCAGTCAACTGACCGCTGCACAGAAG CGAATCCTCAAGTTGGAGAATGTCTTCCAAGACGTGAACAAAGCTGTTGAGGTCTACAAGGACAAACTCAGCATGTCTGACAGTGCGAGAGAGAGGGATAGGGAAGTGATGGAATCTCTGAGGGCACAGCTACACCAGCTTGCTGATGACCCGTCCACGGGGGGACGAATCCTCAAAGAGAGGCTGGAAAAACTAGAACAGGCTGAAAAG AGAGCAGACAATCTTGAGAAAACAGCATGGGAGTTACAGTCCAAGGTGATATGTCTACAGCAGGATAAACACTCTCTGGAGGAGAGGCTGGAAGGCTCTGAGCATGGTCGTATTATTATCCTGGCTGAGGATGCAGAAGTTCAGGAGGAGATGGAGAAACTTAgg GCCAAAGTCAGCAGCTGTGAAAAATCAGAGACAGAGTTGATGGAGAAAAACTTGTCCCTAGAGAAGGAGATTTACAAATCTCGGACAGAGAACACTGAGCTGACCACTCAGGTGGACAGTCTAACTGACCAAATAGAGAGGTTAAAAGTGGAGCTGGACAGGCTCAGCAACCGTCATGGCATCTCTGAGAACCATGAGGATGCCTCAGAGACTTTGACCACTCTTAGGGAGGAGATAGCTCACTTACAATCTGAACTTGATGAAAAGAACTCTGAGATAAACCACCTGAAAAATTTACTGTTTGACGGAGATGTGCTGGAGCAGATTCGGCAACTTGGACAGGAAATGGGCGTGATTAAAGAGGAGAACATGACACTACGCAATCAGCTCCGTGAGAAAGGGAGTCCCAAAGTGGATGAACGACTGAGATCTTTGATTCTGGAACCAAAGGGAGATAGCTCTTCAAAACACAGTGTGGAGGACCTGCAACAAGATCTAGATAATGCCAACGCCCAGATTGAGCAGTTGAGGAAAAAATTACGCTTGGCAGAGGACACTATTAATGACCTTGAATCCAGTGAAGGAGAACTGAGGGACAATTTAGAGGTCACTGAGAAGAAAGAGGTGGattacaaaaagaaaatcagCAGCTATCAGAAGACAATACGCGACTTGCGTGACCAGCTTGCGGACAGAGACCTTGTGGAGGAAAGTTTGCAAGAGAAG TTGAATTCACTGGTTGATTTGGAAGCTGCTCAAGCTAAGCGCATTGCTGAGTTGGAGTCAATCGAAGCCTCGCTAAATCACCGCTTAGAGCTGAAGGACCAAGTAGCAGTTGACTTTGACCTTGTGGCATCTTTGGAATCTACAGTAGAAAATTTACAGTCCAAAAATCGTGACTTAGAACAAAAAGTGGAAGAATTGGAAGACAGTGAAGCCACGCTGAAGAAGAACTGGCAGGCTGTAGCGGAAGAGGACACCAGTCGGATTATGCATTTAGAGGAGAAAGTGCGAACCCTTGATCTGACCAATCATCAGCTGAAAAACAAACTGCGTGAAGACGAGGCTGATGCAGCCTTAATTGACGAAGTTGTGTTTTCTCCTATCTCCTCAGGACCCAAGACTGGTAGCAGGTCAGAATCAAACTTAAACATGATTGGTCGTGAGAGTTCACCCTCTGACCTTGGTGCAAAAGTGGAGGAATTGGAAAATAGACTTCAGCTTGTGTCTGAGGAGAAAAATTCCAAAATTGAATCTCTTCAAGAAAAACTTGATGTTTTGCGAGAAACGGAAATCAAACTCAGTGAAACAGTGTTCGAAATGGAACAGGAAGAAAAACATTTGCGAGCTAAACTTGCACTGTACGAGAACTCTGTTGTAACAGTTGAAAACATGGCTAGGTACGAACAGAAGTTGGAAGAAATGAAGAATTCTGAACATGATTTGCTCAATCGAATGAATTCTTTAGAAAATCGTGAGTTTGATTTGAAGGATAAATTAGAGGAGACTGAGATGAAGTACAAATCTGAGGTTGACAAATTGGAGAGGAATATTTCTAATTATCAGAAACTGGAAGAAAAATTACTGGACAAAATTCATGATCTAGAGACTAAAAATAAAGAACTTGAGAAAAAATCCAAACAGTCTAGAAGTTCTGGTTCTGGTAGGGAAGGATCTCATAAATCAGTCCCTAATCCAGAGACTGAACGTCAACTGAATGACCTGAGGACTAGGGTGAGGGAACTCAGGGCAAAGGTTAGCTCCcttgaaaaacagaacaaagAGCTAAAGGAGAAGCTGGCTGCCCTGAATACAGAGAGAGAAGAGCTCTTAGCCAAAAACAGCAAACTCAAATCTAGACTGTCAGATTTGGAGTACTTGGAGAAGAAAGTTGAAGTTCTTCAGGATGCTGAAGCCAAATTCTCCGAAAGAGTCTGTGAACTTGAGCAAGCCAATTCTCAGTTAGAGCAGCAGTTACAGGCTAGTCATGAGGAGAGTTCATCTGTAAATGCTAAACAGGAAAGTGTAAACAAAACCTCATCTGCATTATTTGAGAAAAACCAACAGCTTGAGGAAGAGAACCAGAGCTTGTCTTTACTGGTTCAGAGACAATCAAAGATGCAAGTAGATGGTGAATCTCTCCGTGAAAAAGTCACACTATTGGAAAAAGCCGAGGACAAACTCATGGAACGCGTGATGGAACTGGAGCAGTCAGAAGAACTGTTGAAGGCTCAGTTGGCTAGAGCTGAGGAGGCAACCTCAGTTCTTCCTGAGCTCCAGAATAAATTGCACACGACAGAAGACGCCACAGAATCCTTACAAAGCACACTCCGAGAGTGGCAGGAAAAGTACAATAAACTTCGTGAGGAAATGGCGAACTTGGAGAATGTGAGGACGAAGGACAAGCAGAAGATCACCATGTTGCTGGAGACAGAAGAGAATCTCACAGAAGCCCTGACGACACAGAAACAACGGGAGCATGAACTGGAGGAAGATCTGGAAGCCTCTGAGGAACGCATTGAAGAACTGCAGCTCAAAGTACAAGAGCTTCAAGAGGAGTGTGACCAAGTAAGGAGCGAACTGAGAGATGTGGGTGAGCACAGAAACGAGGGCAATGTTGAAGACCTGCAGGCTGAGCTAGAGGCAACCCAGGAAAAACTGGAGGAGATTCAGACAGAGTATGAGCAGACCATTGGAGAGCTTGAGAACAATGAGAGAAAACAAAGGGAAGCTTATGAGGGAAAGATCAGTGAACTCAAAGAAGCGGAGAAAATTACGAAGCAAACTCTTCAGGAAGAGACTGCTGTGAAAGTCAATGCCCTTCACGCCAAAATAGACGATGTCAGTCTTCAGTTAGAAAAACAACTAGAGCTGAACAAAACTAGAGAAGAAGTAACCCagaaactgaccaatgaaaatgcTCAACAGAAAGAAAAGATCAGCCAACTGGAAATGTTGGTTGATGCTTTAAAATCTCTTCAACCAGAATCTGAATCTTTTTCCAAAATTTCTGGTATTACCAGTGACAACCAGATTGAAGCTAAGGCTGAACCAAAACGGTACCAAagcacatgtagttttacattcCAACCATCCACTGCCTCAAAACAAGTCCTCAGTCATCAGGAAAGTTTTGAGAATCGCACTGCAGAAGGCTCAGAGACAGAAAGCCAAACTCATGCTCAAATGAGCAATATTTCCCAGGATTCAAGTCTGGATGAACTTTTACAGGAAAGAGAACGATTGCTCATTGAAATTGAGGAACTGAAACATGCACTAGATCAGACTTGGGCTCAGTCAGAGAGACTGCAAAAAATAACCATTGAGGAAACAAAGTCTGAGTTCATCACCAAAGAAATCATTTATAGAGCAAAAGTTGACCAGTTGAATGGAAAACTTAATAAGGATTCAATTTCTAGTCGacataataaatcaaattctcTGCAAGAGATGGCTGCTTTGAGAGACACTTTGGAGGAATTGAAAAAGCGAGAAGCGCTGTATTGTAGAGAGATCGAGAGTATGCGTAATAACTTTCATCAGCTTCGTCAAAGTGCTCAGTTGCCAAAGGGACCAGTCATTAATTTACCTCACAAAAAATACTCAGAGATGACTCAGAAAGAACTCTTGGAGACAGTACATGTGTTAGAAGGGGAACAAAAAGTATTACGTAAAAATCTGGAGGaattaaatgaacagtttgtGACTTTCCGGGAAGCATTGGATGAGATTACTGCCTGTCTACGAGAAGAAGTCCTTGATGGAAGCCCAGGCAGCAGAGGTGATATTCAG GGGAAAAAGACATCAACACTCCATCAGAAATTCTCTGATTTGGCCCAAGCAGAGGCTGAACTGCAGGACAGAATTAATTTCCTCAAACTTTCAGGATTGACCATGGATTCTAG TCTTGAAGAAAATCAGAACTTGTCGCTGGTTGAATACGAGACATTGGTGATGGAGTTGAGAGAGAAGGTGGACAGCCTACAGGAGAAAGAGAGCAG GTTAAAACGACGCCTCTATGAGAAGTCTGGAATAGGACCAAATACTCAGGTTCGAAAACTCTACGATCGGATCATTGATCTTGAAGCATCAGAATCCAGATTACAACGAAAAGTGGAATATCTCCGGCTGTCAGAAGAGGACTTGCATCGTCGTTTAGCAGCAGCTCAAAACCGTGAACCAACAACGACCAAAAAATCTGTGTTGCTTACTTCAGTGCTTCCAAAACGTGAGTCTCAAAAGGAGGAACTTCAAATCACCATTGAACAGTTTAAGAAAAATGAATCCTCCTTGAACCGTAGGATTGAGGAACTGCAGAAGAAAAATGAGGATCTGAACCAGAAAATTGGCTCCTTTCGGGGTTCTGAATGCTCTCTGAACAGGAAGCTGGAGATAGCGGAAAGTATagacaagggaggtaacaccATGTTGGAAAAGCCAGAGGACGTTCTTACCCAAAGGGTACGGGAGCTggagaaaagtgaaaaactgcTAAAAAAACAG GTGAGAGAATTAGAAGAAGACAAAGAAAAGTTGATTGAACTATCCAGCCATGAGAAGACCCTAGTCCATGAACAGAATGAGGAAATTCATAAACTCCAGCTCTCGGAAAAGGCTCTCAAAGATCAGGTCAACAATTTTGAGCTGTCAGAACGC TGCTACATGTGCTTGCTACATGTGAAAATCCAGAAACTTGAAGATGAGGTGAATACCGTGGAGGATAAACTCAGAGTTATGACAGCCAATGAGGGAAGATATCAGGAGattctgaaaaaatacaaactggACGGAGAATTGAACGCAGCAAAGTCAGAGAATATGGTAGCTACTGTCGAAGAGCTATCTATGTCCGAAACTGCTCTGAAAAAACGAGTGCAGCAGTTGGAAATGGAGAATTCAGAGATCACAGGAAAGTCTGAGTCCTTAGATAAGCAGTTGAAATATGTGGAAGATGCTAAAAGTTTGTTGAATCGCCATCTGAGAGAGGCTGAGcaagagaagaaaactttgTGTGACCAGATGAATGCTGTTCAGCAGCTAAAGGGAACAGCTCAACAGAGGAATGAAGAGCTGGCAAAGCTGAACCAGACTCTGTCTAACAAGATTCATAAGCTACAGGAGGAAAAGGCAGGTTTGGTGTACAAGCTATCTCACAGTCAGATCCAGATTGAGGCACTGGAGCGAAAACTTGGATCTGTCAGGGAATCGGAACTAAAACTAAAACACCAGGTCAGCGACCTTGAAAAGTGCCAGCAAGGACTTCACAAAGAAGTGAAGGAATTCCGACTGCGAGATATCGATTCACAGGCAAAGCTCCGAGAAATGGACCAGGAAGTGGTTCTACTGAAGGATCAGCTGACGAAACTGAAACACCGAGAGAAGACTTTGCGTTACAGAGTACAGGAGCTGGAGAATGCTAATCCAGGG TCCCCCTTGTCCAGTATGTCCCTAGACTTGGACTCGTCAGCACAGTTCAATAATTATCAGCAAAAAATACTTACCCTAACTCGAGAAAATGAAGAACTGAAATCTGAGATGGAAAAGCGCAACGTCCTGTTTGAGAAATCAGAGAACAGCTCTCTCTCAGCAGAGGAAATCAAACGGCTTCAGGATAGAGAAATTTCATGGGAGGAATCTCAG AATAATTGTGGTCATGAAGAAGAGGTTATGAGATTGAAGGAGAGGTTGGATGCTTATAGTGAAACCATTCAG agaTTACAGAAAGCTTTAGAGATCAGAACTGAACAAGAAAAAG ATGTCAACACAGTGGAGATCCATGAGAACATGATCCAGCCAGAAGTGGTCCACAAACCACAAGCATCTGTCAATCAGGGAGGCAGAAGCCCCACCCAGTCTAAAGTGAAGGCTACAACAGGATTCTTCCCTTCCTTATCCCAGGAAGACTCTGAGTTGATTGTCAGAAGCCTAAGAAATAGTCTCAGTGAAGAAGAAGTGGAAGAAATTATGCAAAAG GTTGTGAATAAACCTGGCCATACAGACGAGAAATTGATGGCTGTAGATGATGACGAGCGGTGGCAGAAAATAGAGTCCATGAACTTTGACCCTCTAAATGACTCATTATCAGAGGATTCTCATTGGGGGAAGATTGAAACAGCCAGACAGCTGGACCAATCCCCTTCAAGACGCACAAGGTCAAAGGGCACTGGCCATGAGGAAATTGGCATGGACATTACACTTCTGAGTGAACAGTCTCAGAACGACAGTGATTCCAGTGCCCAGGACCTGCCACcagttaaaaagaaaaccaaaactgTAACTTTGTTCAAAACCAAAGCACGATCTAACCAAAACAGTGCCCCGCCTCCATTACCCAGCTCATTGCCGCCATCTTTGCCATCAAAGGGGTGCGGGACCTATTGCAGGCTTGTCACCCGTGGATTTCACGGACGAGACA GTGACAGTGCAGACGAGGTTCCATATTTCGAGGAGTATAGTGAAGCAGAGACATCCTTGAGCGCAAAGCCGGCTCCTGGGCTGCGAGGTGATGGAAAAGgctcaggggagataactgctggTCATACAGCAGGCAGTTTGGTGACCCGATTGGAGGATGTACAAAGGCAACTAACT GAGTCTGGAAAATTAAATGCTGACAACCCACTAAGGTGGAAACGAGAG GCTGAAGAAAATGTCAGACAACTTGGACTTTCGAAAGATGACAACAAAAACCTAAAAGATCAG ATCAATAAGCTTGAACATGAGTTGGAGGAGAAGAGCAGATATATAGAGATTCTGGAGGCCCTACTGAAAGCAGTGGATAATATCATGGATATGAGG GGCTCCATGAGTGATGAAGAAATCGCCCAGAAACTAGGAGAATCAttgaaaaagacaaaatcaCAGGTGGAGGAGAGTGGGATGACCTCTCACACTGGAGTCAAGGACATGGCAGCTTTGGTCACTGACCTTCACATGAAGGAGCGTGACCTTGTATCAAAG TCTAATGAGGTAAGCAGTCTTAAGAGGGAGGTACAGATGTGGCAGGATGAATATGAAACGGTGGAACAGATGAGAGTAAATGCCCTCGATTGCCTGCAGTCTCTAGAGTTGGAGGTGATGAGACTGCAGGGATCTAATGAAGAATTAGTTGATCTGAAAGAGCAACACAACAGAACTCTGCAAAAG GTAAATGCTCTTGAGCAGAAGTGTTCACATCTTGACACTGTTGTCATGGAAAAGGAGGTATGTGTGAAGGAGATTGCAGCACTGCAGACAAAACTTGAGGATTATGGGAAAGTAGAAGGAGAGTTGGCAGTGTTAAAAGATCAATTTGAGGTCACAGAAAAGGCGCTGAAAGATCGG TTGGAGTCTGAAAAGGTGCTGCAGGAGGATAATGATGAACTGACAAGAAAACTGTCAGAACTGGAGAGAGATCATCAGGAAGAAAAATCTAAACTGTTGACAGAGTTGGAATCTTTGAAATCCAGG TGTGGTGATCTTGAACACGAGAAGGAACAGCTGGAGAAGCAAGTTACATCATTGCAGTCTAAAGTGGAGGAGTTGATGAAACAGTGCCAAGAAAAG GATTTGAAAATCCAGGCCCTGAGTGCTGAATTGgagaaactgaaagtgaaagaagACAAACTACCATTGGAAAGTAATGGTTTGAATGGATCTGTGTCCTCTCCTGATATATCATTCCAG GATGCGGAGATTGTGTCAAGCACCCACCGCCCTGTACAGATTGAGCGTCCCTCCTCTGAGTCTTCTGTTAGCCTAGAGGGACTTCCTGCCCGGTCTGCGTCAGTCGACCCTTCCAAACGCAGACGACGTATGTTACCCACAGCACGCTCCATCACGCCCTCACCCATGTCAAACGGTCACTCGCGGGCAAGGGAAGCAAGATTTGAGTCCAGGGTCACCCTCCATCTCCAGAACAGCAATGTTCAGAGCAGTGATCCTCAGGCTAAGACATTTGTGGCTGTGGCAAACTACAATCCTTCTCTGTTCTCCCGTAGTAACAGACCAAGAGATGAGCTGAAGCTATATGAGGGGGACACGGTCTATGTTAAAG GCGAGAAGGATGACCAGGGTTACTACGAGGCTGAGGTGAATGGTCAGAAAGGCCTGGTACCAGCCAGTTACCTGTTACCTCTACCTATAGACAAGGACATACTGCGCTCCATGGTGGAGagaagacaacaacaacaacag AGAGCTCCAGCTTACCTTGACCAGTCCCCAGAGCACATTTTACAGTTACACAGTGAGCTATATCAGTCAGCTAACAATCTCGGAGTAG CACCTGGTAATGCAGCACCTCAGTCACCATCACCAATCCAACTCACTCGTCCCAAAACAGCCCCACCTACAACCCAGGAAG GTCGCCGTCGACTACCTCAAGTGAATGGTAATGGCAATATTTCACCTCATGACTTGCCTCACACCTCACAGACCTTACCCCGGCTGTACAAACCGGTGGCCATTCAACCTCATTACCGATCACTGACACTGCCAAAAAAGAAAGCACCGGTCTTCCAAG GTCCTCCATCCCCTCCCAGGGACTTCAAGGTGGAGAGAATTGTGGGAGAACATGGTGTGATGTTGTCATGGCGGCCCCCAGAGCTGGACGAGTTTGCCAGGAGCAACGGTTCGGAACTCTCAGGATATGTG ATTTACCTCAATGGACGTGTGTGTAAGAAAGTGACGAGCCCACACCTGTCTAAAGTTGTTATAGAAAATCTGGATGTGGATGAGAGCCTCAAGTTCCTGATCCAGTCTCTGGCTGTGAATGGTCAGGCATCCTCTCTCGTGGAGGCAGAGTGGGACAGAGACAACAGCCTCATGTCAGACTCCAGCTTTGAGGGCTGCTCAGAGACTGACCTCTCCTCTGTCCTGTCCAGCGTCCAGTATGACCAAGGACACAAACGGGCG TTCCTGGCTATCTATGACTACTCCCCCACAGAACACTCCCCTCATGATTACACAGGTTGTGAACTAGGATTCCGTGCAGGGGATACGATCACAGTCTACGGGAGACTGAGACCAGATGGATTCTACCATGGAgag aTCAGTGGAAAGCGAGGGCTCGTACCTGCCAGCTTTATCGAGGAAGTTCCACATGGTGCTCAAAATAGAAAG gcAGTATCTCGCGCCCATTTGAAACTAACTTCCCAACGCAATCACTGA